In Nonomuraea muscovyensis, one genomic interval encodes:
- a CDS encoding nicotinamide mononucleotide transporter family protein, which yields MNWADAGFNVFGTHVLWTDLIGNIAALSTVLLAMRRSIWTWPVQFTGSVLLFVASVNAGLTGNALKQVMFGVLAVYGWWAWRRGTEGGARLAVRPAQSWERAALVGAMLAGTVLVGLLFYVTKWSWGAEVPLPKGAFLVAADAYIFVGSAAATWAQGRALVDFWVVWVAVDLVGVPLAFSSGLVVSGAVYGVFFVLVVVGFVKWLKEYRSRQDVPGSLAVAS from the coding sequence GTGAACTGGGCCGATGCCGGATTCAACGTGTTCGGCACCCACGTGCTCTGGACGGACCTGATCGGCAACATCGCCGCCCTGTCCACCGTCCTGCTGGCGATGCGCAGGTCCATCTGGACCTGGCCGGTGCAGTTCACCGGTTCGGTGCTGCTGTTCGTCGCCTCCGTCAACGCCGGTCTCACCGGCAACGCGCTCAAGCAGGTCATGTTCGGCGTGCTCGCGGTCTACGGCTGGTGGGCCTGGCGACGCGGCACCGAGGGCGGCGCCCGGCTCGCCGTGCGGCCCGCGCAGTCGTGGGAGCGGGCCGCGCTGGTCGGCGCCATGCTGGCCGGGACGGTTCTGGTCGGCCTGCTGTTCTACGTCACGAAGTGGTCGTGGGGCGCGGAGGTGCCGCTGCCCAAGGGCGCCTTCCTGGTGGCGGCCGATGCCTACATCTTCGTCGGCAGCGCCGCCGCCACCTGGGCCCAGGGCCGGGCGCTGGTCGACTTCTGGGTCGTCTGGGTGGCCGTCGACCTCGTCGGCGTGCCGCTGGCGTTCAGCTCGGGGCTGGTCGTGTCGGGCGCCGTGTACGGCGTGTTCTTCGTGCTCGTCGTCGTCGGGTTCGTCAAGTGGCTCAAGGAGTACCGTTCCCGGCAGGACGTGCCCGGCTCGCTGGCGGTGGCGTCGTGA
- a CDS encoding riboflavin synthase: MFTGIIEEKGQVVAIEPAGDSARMSVRGPLVTSDAAHGDSIAVNGVCLTVVDVDGDVFTVDVIRESLDRSSLGALQAGSPVNLERAVRADQRLGGHIVQGHVDGTAVVLSRESGERWDDLRFSLPPALARYVAEKGSIAIDGISLTVTTVDDDSFGVSLIPTTLQLTTMGGRQVGDVVNIEVDVIAKYVERLVVRQ; encoded by the coding sequence ATGTTCACCGGAATCATCGAGGAAAAAGGCCAGGTCGTCGCGATCGAGCCGGCCGGAGACTCCGCGCGGATGTCCGTGCGCGGCCCGCTCGTCACCTCGGACGCCGCCCACGGAGACTCCATCGCCGTCAACGGCGTCTGCCTGACCGTCGTGGACGTCGACGGCGACGTGTTCACGGTGGACGTGATCAGGGAGTCGCTCGACCGCAGCTCTCTCGGCGCGCTCCAGGCGGGCTCGCCGGTGAACCTGGAGCGGGCCGTACGCGCCGACCAGCGGCTCGGCGGCCACATCGTGCAGGGGCACGTCGACGGCACCGCCGTGGTGCTGTCGCGCGAGAGCGGCGAACGCTGGGACGACCTGCGCTTCTCGCTGCCGCCCGCCCTCGCCCGGTACGTGGCCGAGAAGGGCTCGATCGCGATCGACGGAATCAGTTTGACGGTCACGACGGTTGACGACGACAGCTTCGGCGTGAGCCTCATCCCCACCACGCTGCAGCTGACCACGATGGGCGGGCGCCAGGTCGGCGACGTCGTCAACATCGAGGTCGACGTGATCGCGAAGTATGTCGAGAGGTTGGTGGTCAGGCAGTGA
- the ribD gene encoding bifunctional diaminohydroxyphosphoribosylaminopyrimidine deaminase/5-amino-6-(5-phosphoribosylamino)uracil reductase RibD produces METPAAGQPAGTAPATRAQPETPETRKTADVRSVTSVGGVGAGERDAAYMARAVELAALGQGTTSPNPVVGCVVLDAAGRVAGEGFHAYAGGPHAEVAALRQAGERARGGTAYVTLEPCDHTGRTGPCSLALLDAGVARVVIAVPDPNPEAAGGAERLRAHGVAVETGVLAAEAERVNAEWLTFARLGRPHVTWKFAATLDGRSAAADGTSQWITSPEARADVHRLRARADAVMAGIGTVLADDPRLTARPAPAAHPSAEPAAVPAAVPATEPATEPAPVPFAEPAPVLSAVPATEPGARPAAAPAAVLRVVVDSGARTPPTARVLDGEAPTLIAVAADSGPADSGAAGIAGRPGVELLRVPRDPRGGLDLCVLLGELARRDVVSVFLEGGPTLAGSFLAQGLIDRVVAYVAPALLGSGAAALGEAGVATIAGAHRLAFDDVRLVGPDLRLTARPLPARGPSRPGPSPSNPPHPSEEV; encoded by the coding sequence GTGGAGACACCCGCCGCAGGACAGCCGGCCGGCACCGCGCCCGCGACGCGCGCCCAGCCCGAGACACCCGAGACGCGCAAGACGGCCGACGTGCGGTCCGTGACGTCCGTGGGTGGCGTTGGCGCGGGTGAGAGGGATGCCGCGTACATGGCGCGGGCCGTCGAGCTGGCCGCGCTCGGGCAGGGCACCACCAGCCCCAACCCCGTCGTGGGCTGCGTCGTGCTCGACGCGGCCGGGCGGGTGGCCGGGGAGGGCTTCCACGCCTACGCCGGAGGCCCGCACGCCGAGGTCGCCGCGCTGCGGCAGGCCGGAGAGCGGGCGCGCGGCGGCACCGCCTACGTGACGCTGGAGCCGTGCGACCACACCGGACGCACCGGCCCCTGCAGCCTGGCGCTGCTAGACGCCGGCGTCGCCCGCGTGGTGATCGCCGTGCCCGACCCGAACCCCGAGGCCGCAGGGGGCGCCGAGCGGTTGCGCGCGCACGGGGTCGCCGTGGAGACGGGCGTCCTCGCCGCCGAGGCCGAGCGCGTCAACGCCGAATGGCTCACCTTCGCCCGGCTCGGCAGGCCGCACGTGACCTGGAAGTTCGCCGCCACCCTGGACGGCCGGTCGGCCGCCGCCGACGGCACCAGCCAGTGGATCACCTCGCCCGAGGCCCGCGCCGACGTGCACCGGCTGCGGGCCCGAGCCGACGCCGTGATGGCGGGCATCGGGACCGTCCTGGCCGACGACCCCCGCCTCACCGCCCGCCCCGCCCCGGCCGCCCACCCCTCCGCCGAGCCCGCCGCTGTGCCCGCCGCTGTGCCCGCCACCGAGCCCGCCACCGAGCCCGCCCCAGTGCCCTTCGCCGAGCCCGCCCCAGTGCTCTCCGCCGTGCCCGCCACGGAGCCGGGCGCCCGCCCGGCCGCCGCTCCGGCTGCCGTGCTGCGGGTCGTGGTGGACTCCGGTGCCAGGACGCCGCCCACCGCCAGGGTCCTGGACGGCGAGGCCCCGACCCTGATCGCGGTCGCCGCCGACTCCGGGCCCGCCGACTCCGGGGCCGCCGGCATCGCGGGCCGTCCCGGGGTGGAGCTGCTGCGCGTCCCCCGCGACCCCCGTGGCGGCCTGGACCTGTGCGTCCTGCTGGGCGAGCTGGCCCGCCGCGACGTCGTCAGCGTGTTCCTCGAAGGCGGCCCGACCCTGGCCGGCTCGTTCCTGGCGCAGGGTCTCATCGACCGGGTCGTCGCCTACGTGGCCCCCGCGCTCCTCGGCTCCGGCGCCGCCGCGCTCGGCGAGGCCGGCGTCGCCACCATCGCCGGTGCCCACCGGCTCGCCTTCGACGACGTCCGCCTGGTCGGCCCGGACCTGCGCCTGACCGCCCGCCCCCTGCCGGCCCGCGGCCCGTCCCGCCCCGGCCCGTCCCCCTCCAACCCGCCCCACCCCAGCGAGGAAGTGTGA
- a CDS encoding oxygenase MpaB family protein: MTDHGIFGPGSVTWRVMGEPILLVGGLRALLMQGLHPRAMRGVLQNSALMDSGEAWSRFVRTTEFVRVRTYGTQAEVERAGRRVRKIHATLTAHDPDTGEDFRLDEPDALLWVHIGEVDSYLSVARRSGVRLTDAEADTFVAEQRRAAEVVGLDPAGVPGTVGEMRDYIEAQRPVLRFVPEAAHPLRQSLNAPLPLILTPLKPAVPAITLLAFATLPRWARRLYGLPATPVGDLWATATLRALHTGIGLVPAQVRYSPAAREARRITAA, translated from the coding sequence ATGACGGACCACGGGATCTTCGGCCCCGGCTCGGTGACCTGGCGCGTCATGGGAGAGCCGATCCTCCTGGTCGGTGGCCTGCGTGCGCTTCTCATGCAGGGCCTGCACCCCCGGGCCATGCGCGGTGTGCTGCAGAACTCCGCCCTGATGGACTCCGGCGAGGCGTGGTCGCGGTTCGTGCGGACCACCGAGTTCGTCCGCGTCCGGACCTACGGCACCCAAGCCGAGGTGGAGCGCGCCGGCCGCCGCGTCCGCAAGATCCACGCCACGCTGACCGCCCATGACCCCGACACCGGCGAGGACTTCCGCCTCGACGAGCCCGACGCGCTGCTGTGGGTGCACATCGGCGAGGTCGACTCCTACCTGTCGGTCGCCCGCCGCAGCGGCGTCCGGCTGACCGACGCCGAGGCCGACACGTTCGTCGCCGAGCAACGGCGCGCCGCGGAGGTGGTCGGCCTCGACCCGGCCGGGGTTCCCGGCACGGTGGGGGAGATGCGCGACTACATCGAGGCCCAGCGGCCCGTCCTGCGCTTCGTCCCCGAGGCGGCCCATCCGCTGCGCCAGTCGCTGAACGCGCCGCTGCCGCTGATCCTGACGCCGCTCAAGCCGGCGGTGCCGGCGATCACGCTGCTCGCGTTCGCCACGCTGCCGCGCTGGGCCAGACGGCTGTACGGGCTGCCCGCCACCCCGGTCGGCGACCTGTGGGCGACCGCGACCCTGCGGGCGCTGCACACCGGCATCGGGCTGGTCCCGGCCCAGGTCCGCTATTCGCCGGCGGCCCGTGAGGCCCGCCGCATCACCGCCGCCTGA